The proteins below are encoded in one region of Herpetosiphon gulosus:
- a CDS encoding DinB family protein, with protein MLTASERDALVATILHLPAQLHALVDRLDLAQLNTAYIPNEWTIAQNIHHLADGQMNLFIRMKLLLLEDYPTLKPFDQDTWVTTADSIGPIETSLTILQGLQERAATLVNSLDLTSFERTGWHPENGEMTLEQVARYYARHGELHLEQIGQVLTRGQGLGFRG; from the coding sequence ATGTTAACTGCTAGCGAACGCGATGCACTTGTAGCGACCATTTTACACTTGCCTGCCCAATTGCATGCCTTAGTTGATCGCTTAGATCTTGCGCAATTGAACACGGCCTATATCCCAAATGAATGGACGATTGCCCAAAACATCCATCATCTTGCTGATGGCCAGATGAATTTGTTTATTCGCATGAAACTGTTGCTGTTGGAAGATTACCCAACGCTCAAACCGTTTGACCAAGATACGTGGGTCACAACCGCCGACAGCATTGGCCCAATCGAAACATCTTTAACGATTTTGCAGGGCTTGCAAGAGCGGGCGGCAACCTTAGTCAATTCGCTTGATTTGACTAGCTTCGAACGCACTGGTTGGCATCCTGAAAATGGCGAAATGACGCTGGAGCAAGTGGCCCGTTACTATGCCCGTCACGGCGAGCTACACCTTGAGCAAATTGGTCAGGTGCTGACGAGGGGGCAGGGGTTAGGGTTCAGGGGCTAG
- a CDS encoding glycosyltransferase family 1 protein, producing the protein MHIAIDYNAAVRQGGGIGRFVREITQVAAQAAPQHRFSLWYAARGLDPKSAQMQALHELQRRLPNIKPRPMPITERLLTILWQRLRMPLPVETIVGAVDVVHGTDFVLPPTIAKTLLSIHDFAYIIHPETAPPELRRYLGGVVPRNVRRADHIHVNSRATKADMERLLGTAPAKSTIVYSGSGSDFYPRPAAEIAEMRQRLGLPERYLLNVGTVQPRKNVERLIEAFGQLPAELRSQPLVIGGKRGWLAEPIYAAVQRHGLEQAVIFLDFVSDSDLPKLYSGATAMVYPSLYEGFGVPIVEAQACGTPVISSTISSLPEIAGNAALLVDPHDTAVLTAALQTILTEPDFCRTLAEAGPRQAAKFTWEGTGLGVLGLYELLGQQA; encoded by the coding sequence ATGCACATAGCAATTGATTACAATGCAGCAGTTCGGCAGGGCGGCGGAATTGGCCGCTTTGTTCGCGAAATAACTCAAGTTGCCGCGCAGGCAGCGCCTCAGCATCGCTTTTCGTTGTGGTATGCTGCGCGTGGGCTTGATCCAAAAAGTGCTCAGATGCAGGCCTTGCATGAGCTTCAACGGCGTTTGCCCAATATCAAGCCGCGCCCGATGCCGATTACTGAGCGCTTGTTGACGATTCTTTGGCAACGTTTGCGCATGCCCTTGCCTGTCGAGACGATTGTAGGGGCGGTTGATGTGGTGCATGGCACTGATTTTGTGTTGCCACCAACCATTGCTAAAACGTTGCTCTCAATTCACGATTTTGCTTATATTATTCACCCTGAAACTGCACCGCCCGAGTTGCGGCGCTATTTGGGTGGGGTTGTACCACGCAATGTGCGCCGTGCCGACCATATTCATGTGAATTCGCGGGCAACCAAAGCCGATATGGAGCGCTTGCTTGGCACAGCACCCGCTAAATCAACAATCGTTTATTCGGGCAGTGGCAGCGATTTTTATCCTCGGCCTGCGGCGGAAATTGCCGAAATGCGCCAACGCTTGGGTTTGCCCGAACGCTACCTTTTAAATGTAGGCACGGTTCAGCCGCGCAAAAATGTTGAGCGTTTGATCGAAGCCTTTGGCCAGTTGCCTGCTGAGTTGCGCAGCCAGCCCTTGGTGATTGGCGGCAAACGTGGTTGGTTGGCCGAGCCAATTTATGCAGCAGTCCAACGCCATGGCCTTGAACAAGCAGTAATTTTCTTGGATTTTGTGAGCGACAGCGATTTGCCCAAACTCTACAGCGGCGCGACCGCCATGGTTTATCCCTCGTTGTATGAAGGATTTGGCGTGCCGATTGTTGAAGCTCAAGCCTGTGGCACGCCAGTGATTAGCTCAACCATCTCAAGTTTGCCCGAAATTGCAGGCAACGCGGCCTTGTTGGTCGATCCACACGATACAGCAGTGCTCACCGCAGCCTTGCAAACCATATTGACTGAGCCTGATTTTTGCCGAACACTCGCTGAGGCAGGCCCACGCCAAGCCGCCAAATTCACTTGGGAGGGCACTGGTTTGGGGGTTTTGGGGTTATACGAATTGCTGGGGCAGCAAGCCTAA
- the leuB gene encoding 3-isopropylmalate dehydrogenase, with translation MQATIALLPGDGIGPEVVAEGVEVLKAVGERYGHSFSFSEGLIGGCAIDAHGTALPEATIDVCRAADAVLLGAVGGPKWDDPKAKVRPEQGLLGIRKTLGLYANLRPVTVTPALASRSPLRPDLVEGVDLLVVRELTGGIYFGDKTCVYIRPDEEQAVDTCVYTTSEIERVVRRACELARTRRGKVTSVDKANVLETSRLWRRVASRVVAEEFPEIQLEHILVDACAMHLLRRPADFDVIVTENMFGDILTDEASMLAGSLGLLPSASLGAGKAGLYEPIHGSAPDIAGKGIANPLATILSVALLLRYSLGLKAEAEAVEKAVYATIDAGILTGDLAPAGQGRSTKEVGAAVLERLG, from the coding sequence ATGCAAGCAACAATTGCTTTATTACCAGGCGATGGCATCGGCCCCGAAGTTGTCGCCGAAGGGGTTGAAGTGCTCAAGGCCGTCGGCGAACGCTACGGACATAGTTTTAGTTTCAGCGAAGGCCTAATCGGCGGTTGTGCGATCGATGCCCATGGGACAGCCTTGCCTGAAGCCACAATCGACGTTTGTCGAGCCGCCGATGCAGTCTTGCTAGGCGCGGTTGGCGGCCCCAAGTGGGATGACCCCAAGGCCAAAGTGCGCCCCGAGCAAGGCTTATTGGGAATTCGCAAAACTTTAGGCTTGTATGCCAATTTGCGCCCAGTCACCGTTACGCCAGCCTTGGCTAGCCGCTCGCCCTTGCGCCCCGATTTGGTCGAAGGGGTCGATTTATTGGTGGTGCGCGAATTAACTGGCGGGATTTACTTCGGCGATAAAACCTGCGTCTACATTCGCCCCGACGAAGAGCAAGCCGTTGACACCTGTGTCTACACCACCAGCGAAATCGAGCGCGTGGTGCGGCGAGCTTGCGAATTAGCGCGGACTCGCCGTGGCAAAGTTACCTCGGTCGATAAAGCCAATGTCTTGGAAACCTCACGTCTGTGGCGGCGCGTTGCCAGCCGCGTGGTTGCCGAAGAATTCCCCGAAATTCAGCTTGAGCATATTTTGGTCGATGCCTGTGCAATGCACTTGTTGCGCCGCCCAGCCGACTTCGATGTGATTGTGACTGAAAATATGTTTGGCGATATTCTGACCGACGAAGCGTCGATGTTGGCTGGCTCGTTGGGCTTGTTGCCATCGGCCTCGCTTGGCGCGGGCAAAGCTGGCTTGTACGAGCCAATTCACGGCAGCGCTCCCGATATTGCAGGCAAGGGCATAGCTAATCCTTTGGCAACAATTTTGAGCGTGGCTTTGCTGTTGCGCTATTCCTTGGGCTTGAAGGCCGAGGCTGAGGCTGTTGAAAAAGCGGTGTATGCGACGATCGATGCAGGCATTTTGACTGGCGATTTAGCACCTGCAGGCCAAGGTCGCTCAACCAAAGAGGTTGGTGCAGCGGTATTGGAACGCTTGGGCTAA
- the leuD gene encoding 3-isopropylmalate dehydratase small subunit: MQPINTFQAKAVALPIENIDTDQIIPARYLKVTDKNGLGEALFTDWRGEPDFVLNQPYAQGAGVLIAGHNFGCGSSREHAPWALQGFGFQAVISTYFADIFKGNSLKNGLLPIVVDAPTLARLTEQCLANQTIDVSVDLENQQVHVAGETISFPIDAFSKHCLLHGVDQLGYIQAQEAAIQAYEASHTARVNTVGA, translated from the coding sequence ATGCAACCAATTAATACATTTCAGGCCAAAGCCGTGGCCTTGCCAATTGAAAATATCGACACCGACCAGATTATTCCAGCACGCTATTTGAAAGTTACCGATAAAAACGGCTTGGGCGAAGCGCTATTTACCGATTGGCGCGGCGAGCCAGATTTTGTGCTCAACCAACCCTATGCCCAAGGTGCTGGCGTGCTAATTGCAGGCCATAACTTTGGCTGTGGCTCCTCGCGTGAGCATGCACCGTGGGCCTTGCAAGGTTTTGGCTTCCAAGCCGTGATCAGCACCTATTTTGCAGATATTTTCAAAGGCAATTCTTTGAAAAATGGCCTGTTGCCAATCGTAGTTGATGCCCCAACTTTGGCGCGTTTGACCGAGCAATGCCTAGCCAATCAAACCATTGATGTCAGCGTTGACCTTGAAAACCAACAAGTGCATGTGGCTGGCGAAACCATTAGCTTCCCAATTGATGCCTTCTCCAAACATTGCTTATTGCATGGAGTCGATCAATTAGGCTATATTCAAGCCCAAGAAGCTGCAATCCAAGCCTATGAAGCGAGCCATACCGCCCGCGTCAATACTGTTGGAGCCTAA
- the leuC gene encoding 3-isopropylmalate dehydratase large subunit: protein MAKTLFEKIWDAHVVQAADAESPATLYIDLHLVHEVTSPQAFTMLRERGLTVRRPAQTLATMDHSTPTTPRGADGIIPVTDAIARKQLDQLIKNCSDFGIPLYNLGTENQGIVHVIGPEQGYTQPGMTIVCGDSHTSTHGAFGALAFGIGTSEVGHVLATQCLLQQKPQTAEIRIDGTLRPGVTAKDIILAIIAKIGVGGGTGYVLEYTGSAIRALSMEERMTICNMSIEGGARAGLIAPDETTFAWLKDRPHTPKGEAWDAAVEYWRTLPSDEGATYDLQVVLNADELAPMITYGTNPGMGIPVTGNVPAPSDLADDSQRMALDKALNYMGLQPNQPLIGQKVDVVFLGSCTNSRISDLRAAAKVIEGKKVADGLRMLVVPGSQQVKRQAEAEGLDQIFRAAGAEWREAGCSMCIAMNGDQLQPGQYAVSTSNRNFEGRQGKGGRTFLASPLTAAATAINGHIVDVREIL, encoded by the coding sequence ATGGCCAAGACATTGTTTGAAAAAATCTGGGATGCTCATGTTGTTCAAGCTGCTGACGCTGAATCGCCAGCAACCTTATATATCGATTTGCACTTGGTGCACGAAGTAACTTCGCCGCAAGCCTTTACAATGTTGCGCGAACGTGGCTTGACCGTGCGTCGCCCAGCCCAAACCCTTGCCACGATGGACCATAGCACCCCAACTACGCCACGCGGCGCTGATGGGATTATTCCGGTGACTGATGCAATTGCTCGCAAGCAGCTTGATCAATTGATCAAAAACTGTAGCGATTTTGGTATTCCACTGTACAACTTGGGCACGGAAAACCAAGGCATTGTCCACGTGATCGGGCCAGAACAAGGCTACACCCAGCCTGGCATGACGATTGTTTGTGGCGATTCGCACACCAGCACCCACGGCGCATTTGGGGCATTGGCCTTCGGGATTGGCACCAGCGAAGTAGGCCATGTGTTGGCAACTCAATGTTTGTTGCAGCAAAAACCTCAAACTGCCGAAATTCGCATTGATGGCACGTTGCGTCCCGGTGTGACCGCCAAAGATATCATCTTGGCGATTATTGCCAAAATTGGGGTTGGCGGCGGCACGGGCTATGTGCTCGAATACACTGGCTCGGCCATTCGCGCCCTGTCGATGGAAGAACGCATGACCATCTGTAATATGTCGATTGAGGGTGGGGCACGGGCTGGCTTGATCGCTCCCGATGAAACAACCTTTGCTTGGCTGAAAGATCGCCCACATACACCCAAGGGCGAAGCATGGGATGCTGCGGTCGAATACTGGCGCACCTTGCCCAGCGACGAAGGCGCAACCTACGATTTGCAAGTGGTCTTAAATGCCGACGAATTGGCTCCGATGATCACCTACGGCACCAATCCAGGCATGGGCATTCCGGTCACTGGCAATGTGCCAGCACCCAGCGATTTAGCCGATGATAGCCAACGTATGGCCTTGGATAAAGCCTTGAATTATATGGGCTTGCAACCAAACCAACCGCTGATCGGCCAAAAAGTCGATGTGGTTTTTCTTGGCTCTTGTACCAACTCACGGATTTCGGATTTAAGAGCGGCAGCCAAAGTGATTGAAGGTAAAAAAGTTGCCGATGGCCTGCGTATGTTGGTCGTGCCTGGCTCGCAACAAGTCAAGCGCCAAGCTGAGGCCGAAGGTTTAGACCAGATTTTCCGTGCGGCAGGCGCTGAATGGCGTGAAGCAGGCTGCTCAATGTGTATTGCCATGAACGGTGATCAGTTGCAACCTGGCCAATATGCGGTCAGCACCAGCAACCGTAACTTTGAAGGCCGCCAAGGCAAGGGCGGGCGAACCTTCCTCGCCAGCCCATTGACCGCCGCCGCCACCGCAATCAACGGCCATATCGTCGATGTCCGCGAAATCTTATAA
- a CDS encoding GNAT family N-acetyltransferase — MNIRYSSDSQISAEQFVAVLNASTLGERRPVDDLARMQTMLANADLVVTAWDGEKLVGVARTITDWCYAAYLSDLAVDQNYQKQGIGRQLIEATREKLGDQCSLVLLAAPAAADYYAKVGFEWIERGWQIKRTH, encoded by the coding sequence ATGAACATTCGCTATAGCAGCGACAGCCAAATTAGTGCCGAGCAATTTGTGGCGGTGCTGAATGCCTCAACCCTTGGCGAACGCCGCCCTGTTGATGATCTGGCTCGCATGCAAACCATGCTTGCTAACGCCGATTTGGTGGTGACAGCATGGGATGGTGAAAAGCTCGTCGGGGTTGCCCGCACGATCACCGATTGGTGCTATGCCGCCTATCTCTCCGATTTGGCGGTTGACCAAAACTATCAAAAACAGGGCATTGGCCGCCAGTTAATTGAGGCTACCCGCGAAAAACTTGGCGATCAATGTTCCTTAGTCTTATTAGCAGCACCCGCCGCCGCCGATTATTACGCCAAAGTCGGCTTCGAATGGATCGAACGCGGCTGGCAAATTAAACGCACACATTAA
- a CDS encoding branched-chain amino acid transaminase → MSIKPTKFIWMNGELVEWEKATVHVMSHALHYGSSVFEGIRAYNTPNGPAFFRLQPHLRRLYDSAKIYRMPIPFDQAQLADACHAAVRENGLNSAYLRPLAWRGYGVLGVNPLAAPVDVMIAALEWGAYLGPEALELGVDVCVSSWNRTAPNTIPTMAKAGGNYLSSQLIVMEATRNGYAEGIALDVNGVLSEGSGENLFIIRDGVIYTTPVTAAILPGITRDSVLTLAKEYGYEVREQALPREILYLADEMFFTGTAAEVSPIRSVDGVQVGEGKRGPITTVLQEAFFGLFNGKTADKWNWLEYLR, encoded by the coding sequence ATGTCAATCAAACCGACCAAATTTATTTGGATGAACGGCGAATTGGTGGAATGGGAGAAAGCCACGGTGCATGTGATGAGCCATGCCTTGCACTATGGTTCATCGGTGTTTGAAGGCATTCGCGCCTACAACACGCCCAACGGCCCAGCCTTCTTCCGTTTGCAGCCGCACCTGCGCCGTTTATACGATTCGGCCAAAATTTATCGCATGCCGATTCCTTTTGATCAAGCGCAATTGGCTGATGCCTGTCATGCGGCGGTTCGCGAAAATGGCTTAAATTCGGCCTATCTGCGGCCCTTGGCTTGGCGTGGTTATGGCGTTCTTGGCGTAAATCCGCTAGCAGCGCCAGTTGATGTGATGATTGCCGCTTTGGAATGGGGTGCCTATCTTGGCCCCGAAGCGCTAGAATTAGGCGTTGATGTTTGCGTTTCGTCGTGGAATCGCACAGCGCCCAACACCATCCCAACCATGGCCAAGGCTGGCGGCAATTACCTTTCATCACAATTGATCGTGATGGAAGCAACCCGCAATGGCTACGCCGAAGGCATCGCGCTTGATGTGAATGGCGTGTTAAGCGAAGGTAGCGGCGAAAATCTGTTCATCATTCGCGATGGCGTGATTTATACCACACCTGTCACCGCAGCAATTTTGCCCGGCATTACCCGTGATAGCGTGCTGACCTTGGCCAAAGAATATGGCTATGAAGTGCGCGAACAAGCCTTGCCCCGCGAAATTCTATATCTGGCCGATGAAATGTTCTTTACTGGCACAGCCGCTGAAGTCTCGCCAATTCGCTCAGTTGATGGCGTGCAAGTTGGCGAAGGCAAGCGCGGGCCAATCACCACCGTTCTGCAGGAGGCCTTCTTTGGCTTATTCAACGGCAAAACCGCAGATAAATGGAACTGGCTGGAGTATCTGCGATGA
- the cimA gene encoding citramalate synthase encodes MQIFLYDTTLRDGTQREGLSLSLADKLKIARELDRFGMHYIEGGWPGSNPKDAAFFAEAAKMEWKHAKIAAFGSTRRANSKPETDANLKALLDANTPVVTLVGKSWTLHVTEVLETTLEENLAMIRDSVALMKAHGKEVIYDAEHFFDGYRADNDYALATIKAAAEAGADWIVLCDTNGGSLPDWISAVVQRVKGKINTQLGIHTHNDSELAVANSLAAIVGGCRQVQGTINGYGERCGNANLISIIPNLQLKMGMFCVLPDQLQRLTELSRTVSEIANLNPDEHAAYVGNSAFAHKGGIHVAAVAKVEHSYQHIEPVQVGNRKRVVISELSGRGNIKMRAEELGVESTGLERGVLERVKLLESKGFQFEAAEGSFELLVRRAAADYEAPFKLLDVVTIVEQRRGVEMQAEATVKLQIGDEIYHTAASGNGPVNALDQAMRKALLSRYPELAEVHLVDYKVRILDSESATGATTRVLIEAAMGDERWTTVGCSENIIEASWQALVDSLELPLVRARSNQPMLLKHAATVAA; translated from the coding sequence ATGCAAATATTTTTATACGATACAACGCTGCGGGACGGCACTCAACGCGAAGGGCTTTCGTTATCTTTAGCTGATAAATTGAAAATCGCTCGCGAACTTGATCGCTTTGGCATGCACTATATCGAAGGTGGCTGGCCTGGCTCGAATCCCAAAGATGCAGCATTTTTTGCTGAAGCTGCCAAAATGGAGTGGAAGCATGCCAAAATTGCTGCCTTTGGCTCAACTCGCCGCGCCAACAGCAAACCTGAAACCGATGCCAACCTCAAGGCTTTGCTCGATGCTAACACGCCTGTGGTAACCTTGGTTGGTAAATCATGGACTTTGCACGTGACTGAGGTGTTGGAAACGACGCTCGAAGAAAATTTGGCCATGATTCGCGATAGCGTAGCCCTGATGAAAGCCCATGGCAAAGAAGTGATCTACGATGCTGAACACTTTTTTGATGGCTACCGCGCTGATAACGACTATGCCCTAGCCACGATCAAGGCGGCTGCCGAAGCTGGCGCAGATTGGATTGTACTGTGCGATACCAATGGCGGCTCATTGCCCGATTGGATTAGCGCCGTAGTGCAACGGGTTAAGGGTAAAATCAACACCCAACTGGGCATTCATACCCATAATGATAGCGAGTTGGCGGTGGCAAATTCCTTGGCCGCGATTGTTGGCGGCTGTCGCCAAGTTCAGGGTACGATCAACGGCTATGGCGAGCGCTGCGGTAACGCCAACTTAATCTCGATCATTCCCAATTTGCAACTGAAAATGGGCATGTTCTGTGTGCTGCCTGATCAACTGCAACGTTTGACCGAGCTTTCGCGCACAGTCAGCGAAATTGCCAATTTGAACCCCGACGAGCACGCCGCCTATGTTGGCAACAGCGCGTTTGCCCATAAAGGCGGAATTCACGTTGCTGCTGTGGCTAAAGTTGAGCATTCATACCAGCATATCGAGCCAGTTCAAGTGGGCAATCGTAAACGGGTAGTGATCAGCGAGCTTTCAGGCCGTGGTAACATCAAAATGCGAGCCGAAGAACTAGGCGTGGAAAGCACTGGCCTTGAACGCGGCGTGCTCGAACGCGTCAAATTGCTCGAAAGCAAGGGCTTTCAGTTTGAAGCCGCCGAAGGTTCATTTGAACTTTTAGTACGGCGGGCTGCTGCCGATTATGAAGCACCCTTCAAATTGCTCGATGTTGTGACAATTGTTGAGCAACGGCGTGGAGTCGAGATGCAAGCCGAGGCCACCGTTAAGCTGCAAATTGGCGATGAAATTTATCATACAGCGGCTTCGGGCAATGGCCCAGTTAACGCACTTGACCAAGCGATGCGCAAAGCCTTACTCTCACGCTATCCCGAATTGGCCGAGGTACATCTGGTCGATTACAAAGTGCGGATTCTCGATTCAGAATCGGCGACCGGAGCCACCACGCGGGTGTTGATCGAGGCCGCAATGGGCGACGAACGTTGGACAACCGTCGGTTGCTCTGAAAATATTATCGAAGCCAGTTGGCAAGCCTTGGTCGATTCGCTGGAATTGCCCTTGGTTCGCGCTCGCAGCAACCAGCCAATGCTACTCAAACACGCCGCAACCGTGGCCGCCTAA
- the pheA gene encoding prephenate dehydratase, with the protein MKIAYLGPAGTFSEKAALEAGDQQSTYLPMASMPAVITAVETRAVDLGILPIENSLEGAVNVTLDVLIHETRLRICREIVIPIRHMLVAKPDVQLDTVEVLYTHQQPLAQSRRFIERCLPNVPTVAALSTAAALVEALADERRAAALTTLHAAERAQANILAYDVQDNNNNRTRFVVLAPEDAAPTGDDKTSLMFTAKVNRAGALYEALAIFAQAGINLSKIESRPAKAELGDYVFLVDIDGHRHEPVVAEALQKLAHIAGTVKIFGSYPKFRT; encoded by the coding sequence ATGAAAATTGCTTATCTTGGCCCGGCTGGTACATTCAGCGAAAAAGCAGCGTTGGAAGCGGGCGACCAACAATCCACCTATTTGCCAATGGCAAGTATGCCCGCTGTGATTACGGCTGTTGAAACTCGCGCGGTTGATTTAGGCATTTTGCCAATTGAAAACTCGCTCGAAGGGGCGGTCAACGTCACGCTTGATGTGCTGATTCACGAAACGCGCCTGCGGATTTGCCGCGAAATCGTGATTCCGATTCGGCATATGCTGGTGGCCAAGCCCGATGTGCAACTCGATACGGTCGAAGTGCTCTACACCCATCAACAACCGCTGGCGCAATCGCGCCGTTTTATTGAACGCTGCTTGCCGAATGTGCCAACCGTGGCCGCGTTAAGCACTGCTGCTGCATTGGTCGAAGCGCTCGCCGATGAGCGCCGCGCCGCCGCATTGACCACCTTGCATGCTGCCGAACGCGCCCAAGCCAATATCTTGGCCTACGATGTTCAGGATAACAATAATAATCGCACGCGCTTTGTGGTGTTGGCTCCTGAGGATGCCGCACCAACCGGCGACGACAAGACTTCGCTGATGTTTACTGCCAAAGTTAATCGAGCAGGAGCATTGTACGAAGCCTTGGCAATTTTCGCCCAAGCTGGCATCAATTTGAGCAAAATTGAATCGCGGCCTGCCAAAGCCGAGCTTGGCGATTATGTCTTTCTGGTTGATATTGATGGCCATCGCCATGAGCCAGTCGTTGCTGAAGCCTTACAAAAGCTGGCACACATCGCTGGCACAGTCAAGATTTTTGGTAGCTATCCAAAGTTTAGAACATAG
- a CDS encoding 2-isopropylmalate synthase: MTSDYVRIFDTTLRDGEQSPGCTMHLHEKLEVAKQLARMGVDIIEAGFPAASPGDWEAVNQIAKSVGTADGPVICGLARAVKSDIEACATAIAPAAKKRIHTFLSSSDIHIEYQLRSTREEVLTKTREMVRLASSLCDDVEFSPMDATRSDIEFMYQMLAIAIEEGATTLNIPDTVGYSTPEEYAALLRGIIENVPGAADVIISTHCHDDLGLAVANSLAGVRAGARQIECTINGIGERAGNASLEEVVMALETRKQFYGLSTNIDTTQLTPSSRLLSACTNTQVPPNKAIVGANAFAHESGIHQDGVLKHRMTYEIMSAESVGQDGNALVLGKHSGRHAFRHRVQELGYSFDEATINHLFARFKDVADRKKYVDDRDVEALISDEAGRPSPVYELEHVQFASGVNAIPTATVRMRGPNGEVKIESAQGTGPVDAVYSAINKVVLTPVTLLEFAVNAITEGIDAVGEVSVKVVEGKHKHVRGVLTDKAADAKVWRGNGVNVDIIVAAAEAYVSALNKLLKARQERLKQETTARMEVASTAPGVDLFGGSTLGRYE; encoded by the coding sequence ATGACCAGCGATTATGTACGCATTTTCGATACAACCCTGCGCGACGGTGAGCAATCACCAGGCTGCACCATGCATCTGCACGAAAAATTGGAAGTTGCCAAGCAATTGGCGCGAATGGGCGTGGATATTATCGAAGCAGGCTTTCCGGCAGCCTCACCAGGCGATTGGGAGGCGGTCAACCAAATCGCCAAGAGCGTTGGTACTGCTGATGGCCCAGTGATCTGTGGTTTGGCTCGCGCAGTCAAAAGCGACATCGAAGCCTGTGCCACGGCGATTGCACCAGCGGCCAAAAAGCGCATTCACACCTTCCTTTCAAGCTCAGATATCCATATCGAGTATCAATTGCGCTCGACCCGCGAGGAAGTGCTGACGAAAACCCGTGAGATGGTGCGTTTGGCAAGCTCGCTTTGCGACGATGTTGAATTCTCGCCGATGGATGCGACCCGTTCCGACATCGAATTTATGTATCAGATGCTGGCGATAGCGATTGAAGAAGGCGCAACAACCTTGAATATTCCTGATACCGTGGGCTATTCCACGCCTGAGGAATATGCAGCGTTGCTTCGGGGGATTATCGAAAACGTACCTGGCGCTGCTGATGTAATTATCTCGACCCACTGCCACGACGATTTGGGCTTGGCGGTGGCTAATTCGTTGGCTGGCGTTCGGGCTGGCGCACGCCAAATCGAATGCACAATTAATGGCATCGGTGAGCGAGCTGGTAACGCTTCATTGGAAGAAGTCGTGATGGCTTTGGAAACGCGCAAGCAATTTTATGGCCTGAGCACTAATATCGACACCACCCAACTAACCCCTAGCTCACGCTTGTTGAGTGCCTGCACCAACACCCAAGTGCCACCCAACAAGGCAATTGTTGGTGCGAATGCCTTCGCCCACGAATCGGGCATTCACCAAGATGGTGTGTTGAAGCACCGCATGACCTACGAAATTATGAGCGCCGAATCGGTTGGTCAAGATGGTAATGCCTTGGTTTTGGGCAAACACTCAGGCCGCCATGCCTTCCGCCATCGGGTGCAAGAGTTGGGCTATAGCTTCGATGAAGCCACGATCAATCACTTGTTTGCTCGCTTCAAAGATGTGGCTGATCGCAAGAAATATGTTGATGATCGCGATGTTGAAGCCTTGATCAGCGATGAAGCAGGCCGCCCAAGCCCAGTTTATGAATTGGAGCATGTGCAATTTGCCTCAGGTGTTAACGCCATTCCAACCGCGACCGTGCGGATGCGCGGCCCCAACGGCGAAGTCAAAATCGAATCGGCCCAAGGCACAGGCCCAGTCGATGCCGTTTATTCGGCGATCAACAAAGTTGTGCTAACTCCGGTTACCTTGCTCGAATTTGCGGTCAACGCGATCACCGAAGGCATCGATGCAGTTGGCGAAGTCAGCGTGAAAGTCGTTGAAGGCAAGCATAAACATGTACGTGGGGTGCTAACCGACAAAGCAGCAGATGCCAAGGTTTGGCGGGGCAATGGAGTCAATGTTGATATCATCGTTGCTGCAGCCGAAGCCTATGTTAGCGCCTTGAACAAATTACTGAAAGCTCGTCAAGAACGGCTCAAGCAAGAAACCACCGCCCGCATGGAAGTTGCCAGCACCGCCCCCGGCGTGGATCTGTTCGGTGGCTCGACCCTTGGTCGTTATGAATAA